cagaaatgactaaggaactttgaatctctatcagaaacaatagtcctaggtataccatgcaaacggactacttccctgaaaaacaaatcagctacgttcgttgcatcatcagttttatgacatggaataaactgtgccatcttgctaaagcgatctacaacaacaaacactgaatctctacctctgtttgtcctaggtaaacctatcacaaaatccatagatatatcagtccaaggttcagtaggtacaggcaaaggagtatacaacccatgtggcaaggaactttgaatctctatcagaaacaatagtgattctgaaattttgaaagcaaatcctcactctcactcaaagcaaaaaggcatgagaagaattctgaaattttgattaagaattctgacttaaacacataaggcccaaacccaatcacacactaaaataacacataagtattaaagcATAAgctcaaaacatggcccaacactctaaaacttaaaagataaagtatggccagaatacaagcccaaacaaagctaaaataaaacaagtgttaaataataaaaatatagcatgcccatcataacaaagctgaatcttcacaaaagccttacttgatcttcactttaggcttccctttgtgtagttttagcccataggtttgattaggctccctaagcctatgattgcaagtgttgcaccaaatatgtcccatatgagttgaagcacgccccaaatatatatggatcatatgaatatgattttgaactccttttagatccatttgaatgacataggtttgctccacaccattattagaaatttgccctattggatccgtatcagatTGTGAAGCGATCGAAAGTAAGGTTTTTGCCACCTAGAACATTGACATGGAAATTCTTACTATCAAGCGATGTTACGTCCTGAACTACGCTATTGGTGATGAACTCAAACCGTAAGCTCTGGCGTGTTTTTAAAGGGACAAGAAGCACATAAAGGAAGCGTTATTAATAATCTTACAAAGCAGTAAAGGTAATATACGATTCAATTAAACTTACAACTGGAAGTCTCTTGCATTTTGGATTTTGAACGCAATTATTTTGCTTCCAAGCAACTTGCCCTTGTCCGTCGAAGGTTCCACCAACGGATAATGTGAATCGATCAATGTATGCAAAAGTGATCCAGCTGTCCTTGGCATGCTCACTAGGGTTTATCGGTACCAACAAGGTTCCTTGGACTTGAAGCTCCATGGCTCCTTTGCATGGACCATTTAAGTAAGTTAAACCTATGGAATACTTGCCCTTGTTTAGTCcaataataaaaattctttattatttgaatcatacaggCTTGGCTTATCGAGTCTTTACTCTGAAttgcacttttgagataccaagtgagtgcttgaaagttaaacacgtgagttgagagaattgtaaatttttctaaaatgtctagacataatactggtgatacttctgaccctaTGTTTGATATTAAAGATAtgtataaagctttcatggatagctttcagaagctaaatttgagagtggataaccttgaggacaaccttagatcttcaaagggcaagtccaatcagggggatgatgatacacacgatccatcctatgaagaggaaaatgtggcgagccagaaggttcaatgatcgtgtaccctatgtatataaaaatatgaactctataaagatgaagattccaagcttcaatggtaaggctgatgctgatgcctatttagagtgtCAAAGCTATTCCGACGATAAgaaggtaaaacttgctgcccttgagttttcagactatgcactaatatggtgggatgagcttgtgaaatctaggagaaggaatggagagttacccattgctagttgggaagagatgaagcgaatcatgaggaagaaatatgtgcctacaTACCATAGAGATCAccatcatcagttgcaaagattaacccaaggatcaaaatctgttgatgagtatcataaggagatggagttgctcctgatcaaagcaaacatagtggaggaggaagaccagactatggctcgtttctttggtggtctaaaCAAGGAGATTGTTGATGTGGTTTATTTtcaaccatatgttgatttggaagacttggtgaacattgccattaaggtggaaagacaaagaggccgaaatagatgggggagtaacagggctgctcaaaactctaacagcaaatgaggtgccaaatggaacaccaagaCTGATCCTTAGAGGTTtgataagtcttcaactcaaaaaggcatgttaccttccaaagaaacatccaactctcatggcaaaaatgaatcagcccctaaatctaataggactaaagatattcagtgctttaaatgtaaagggtGTGGGCATTATGTCAATGAGTGTGTTAATAAACGTgccatgatagtgaggggagatgagatagtctccgaaactGATTCTGATTCGGATGACATACCACCCTTAGAAGATTGTTttgatgtagagatagaagagtatactgttcagggagagtccttagtgatattgcgtactttaaatgtttctattaaagaagagggacttgaacagcgtgaaaacatctttcacactcaTTGTTTGATAGGTGGTAAATTctgtgctagtactattttagttgatgaattaggactagaaactattaaacatcctaatccttacagacttcagtggttAAATGATAGTGGCGAGacaaaggtaaccaagcaatgtaaagtgtcattttctattggcaagtatgtagatgaggttacttgtgatgttgtacccatgcaggctggacatattttgttgggtagaccatggcaatttgataggcgtgtcattcatgatgggtgtagtaataggttttcttttacgttccttggcataaaacatatacgtataccattatctcctaaagatatagaagcagatcaagtgaaattacaacaatatgctaaattgggtaagggaggtgagacaaataaaaagaatgagggaaaagaggTCAGTAGTAAAATGAAGGTTTCaaatggcccaaaggagagtaactgcacaggaaaggataaaaatgagagacgtgctggagagaaaacgttagtgagtgtggaTGTAAAAAGAGAGCTgagtgaagaattcagcaagtattccttttattgtaaagagagagagttgaagaaagcatacttagggaagagagctttggttatgttgcgttttagttccaattttatgattgagactaaccctactaatgaattgcctagttctttttctaagttattgcaggattttgcggatgtatttcctgaggaggtgccatctgggttgccacccattaggggaatagaacatcagatcgattttgttcctggagctcagattccaaaccgtccagcttaccgGAGTAATCCTGAGGAGACAAAGGAATTGCAAaggcaagttgatgagttgctagctaagggacatacTAGGAGGAGCCTTAGTCCATGCGCAGTgcctgttttgttggttccaaagaaagatggaacaatgcgcatgtgtgttgattgtcgtgcaATCAACAAAATCACTATAAAGTATCaccatcctattcctagattagatgatatgcttgaagaattatgtggtgctgttttctttaacaaaattgatttgaaaagcggatatcatcaaattaggatgaagttaggtgatgagtggaaaactgcctttaaaactaaatatcgtttatatgaatggttagtgatgccttttggcttaactaatgcacctagcacatttatgagattgatgaaccatgctttgcgtgattacctaggtaagtttgtggttgtgtattttgatgatatattgatttatagccgaaatCTGGATGATCATATTAGGCATGTTGTTCTTATTCtacagaagttgcgtgaacatgaattgtatgctaatcttaagaaatgcacattttgtactgatagtgtcaaattcataagatcaatttttgtaaagtacctggcaccgtgaagctcatccaacatgtcatctagccgaggtataggatgcctatacttcactgtgatcttgttaactgctctacaatcaacacacattcgcCAAGTGCCATCCTTCTTTGGAACAAGCAGCACAGGAACAGCACATGGACTTAAACTTTCTCTCACCAATCCCTTCTCCATAAGCTCGTCAATTTGCCTTTGCATTTCCTTTGTTTCCATTATATTGCTTCGGTaagctggtctatttggaatgATAGAACCAGGTATGAAATCTATTTGATGCTCAATCCCCCTCAACAGTGGCAATCCACTAGGTAGCTCATCCGGAAAGACATCAGTGAATTCCTGCATCATAGActtaaaactagaaggcaaagaaGAAAGGTTAATATCAGTGTCAGCAAATAAAATCTCCTTATATCTTATAAGCAACATGGGCTGCCCTAAAGATATAGCATTCTTAGCCTCTCTCGCTCTCACATAAAATGTCTGTTTTGCCTTCCCCTCTTGcatcttttctctcaccaatgggccatttattggtcttgattcttttccagcctctttaccctcagactcacacttttctctcatttttaccgcagaactcaagctctcactcccctttgtagccaaggccgaagcctccctctccctctctagcatctttatttgatcagcatatacctcttgaggtgataaaggagcgagtataaccttttGTCCTTCATAAgtaaaggagtacttgttattgaacccatcatgttgcacttttctatcatattgccacggcctacccaacaacatatggcttgcttgcataggtaccacatcacacaagatctcatctttgtacctaccaatagaaaatggtataagcacttggcgtgtaaccctaacctcaccacagtcattcaaccattgcaatctgtatggcttagggtgtttaatagaagccaaacccaatttctccaccatatacacactagccacatttgtgcaactacccccatcaataatgagagtacacacttttccattaaccaaacacctagtgtgaaatatgttttcccgttgttctaggctttcttccttaacctggatattcaaagcacgcctagcaacaagcatctcaccacgttcagcgagcaacacattatcaacaaacacatccgaatcatcacagtcattatgagcatcaatcaattcagtcatattagcatatatctcatcatcactatggtcagaatcagacactacacccccatcagcagttgctatcataactcttttattaggacattgagatgcaatatgtccttttcccaaacatttaaaacattttatctcTCTATTAGGGTTAGAAGAGTTAGAAGTACCTGACTGTTCCTTGTTATTCCCTTGAGAAGGTCCTTTGTTAGTGGGGACCGAATCTTTGCCCCCTTGGATTGGGCTTttgtaatctttcttttctccacttctatagcctggaaatccaccaccactatttgaggacttgtatgtgagtttaagattatttctgcccttgtgtcgcctttctattttcattgctttatctaccatatcctccatggtattgtattggtacatgtcaagttcttcagcaatgtagtggttaagaccacctagaaatctggacatcaacatttgctcatcctcctcaatatgagccctagccatcatcatctccatctccttgtggtattcttccacactctttcctccttgcaccagtcttgccaacctgttgtacaaatccctataatagtgcgaaggaataaatcgttggcgcatcaactctttcaagtagtcccatggtggaactgcccttaagcccttattcctcctagtggatttcaattgatcccaccagaaagaggcataacccgTGAACTCAACAGCGGCAATATGAGACTTCTTCTCCTCGGTATAGTTATGACACTCAAATATTTGCtcagtttttctctcccattcaatgtattcttcagcattgttattccctttatattcaggaactttcatctttatggagctcaagtcaccatcaattgtgttggtttggtatgtctcggtgtcatcatcatttctgccaagtctagcatctccacctctattccacccTACGCCAGCTCTAGTACCTCCATGAACTTCTCCTCTCCCCCTTCCTTGTCCGACATTATCTTCTGTATCATCAACTTCacctcgaacttgaggttctcggacttgtggtctatcggggttaagaattcgatgggccattcttgtagaagtggaagcctgtgagactttcaaactctccatacttacggtcatcctctcaagagccctgctgagcctttgtaactcaccactgactgattTCTTAAAGATCTCATAATCGATACCCATGTCCGATTCACTTTCACCAGTactatccaccacattcttgtctttactcatcctaccttaaatcaacaaagaacaaagagaactagcgaatattgtgttagaaaggaaagcactcaagtgtctgcacacttaccactcttttgctgattcttcaattgcatttCAGAAaataaggtcaaccaactaaccacaaggtgcgtttagtgaaacaaagaagaaaacctaaagaaagaaggaagcgcgcaaaaactagaaagaagacactgacaatttggaaagtaacacacaaaCTAGgtgttgtgctacttgaaaaatatcacctagagtatagacacaagcaaacaatactccagcaatgtcaaggaagtaaaagcaagcttaaaccaaaacgaaactttgaattcaaataaaaacgaatctggacaaaagtttgaatttaatttgcttcaacgcaaattaaatacggatctatttaaatctacccaaaaaggcaagtatcaaaatcCCACAAAtaggctaaaaaaaaaaatctcactcagtgcagcatcatggacgaaaatggtcattaaaagatggatttgacaccaaatcgatttagatgcagttgccttaaatgtgcaccttaagaAATAGGCAGGTTTATTTTGTCTCTTAATCCGGATTCAacgcaattcaaaattcaaaattgatttccataaactacagcaatcaattgagataggcaaggaaatatggatgaaaaaggaagcatatcacaatttcggccagatcaagataaatatggcaaaggcgaatttttttttttcgtttttttttttttttttttggatttcgaattttttttttcccaaaagagATTATGGATACAGAAGTTTTCAATGAAATCAACAAGAAAgacaaggaaaactcaaaaaaaaaaaactctagatcctgagataaataagaatttacctcactttggctctgataccaactgacgcggaaccctatggcacaagcctcaaactcacactcacaagtagatacggaatccaaagatctgataaacccacctcctatggcaccccaaacttagagaagctgaaacaccaatgatcgaaggatttggatgagaatctgacaaacgccacaacgaatagttgataagttagccaagattcctggtgtaattgatgaaagcaaatcctcactctcactcaaagcaatacacgccaaaggcatgaaagaaattctgaaaagtttgattaaaagctgcctcttacaattgtttcttatccttatatagtaaaaccctaaacactcttcttgggtctgacttaaacacctaaggcccaagcccaatcacacactaaaataacgcataagtattaaaacataagcccaaaacatggcccaacactctaaaacttaaaagataaaatatggccagaatacaagcccaaacaaagctaaaataaaacaagtgttaaatcataaaaatatagcaagcccatcatatcaatgctgaataaattagacagcgctatctccattacacaccttaagcaaggtgagtagcttaggtgtgtcttcaagcttcacgagacatttgccaaaggcaagctcagtcaattcttgtgttacttgttcttgaatgtgtaagttcatagctgcttcaagcttcttagctttgctccttgtcactggtccactagggagcaccaatggatccttgcctccttgattctcatgtgattgggtttgctggttcgtatcatcaagtgatcctaacgtggagatatggagaaatctcctcacaactctccaaacttcaaaacttggttcttttgctcaaaactcacaaaaccttcaaaacatatgaaaactcctcaaaaccttacaagatttgagcaagatcatgaaagtcaactagggagggtgttggacctatggctgaagatggaagtataataatgattaacgtccctggttacttattattatgttgataataataaaatataactagtatggttattgattgataatcatgagatgattatgtatatgttgatgtaATTTATTAATcgtagatacttgttagagaacaaagtattggatggacccgcactgagatcactatatgggttattgtcataagtgaatctcaaagtcgttatatcttaatcctttgacttgagattgtcgtagttttcaacataaggactgttatgttttgacataaccaaacattgtctttaattggataatcataaaagttatgattgagcataacagaaattatgtagaggatattgaacaatcaagatagaatttgtccctctctttgagagagatatcttattggctcctcgataagtgagactgagaaatgcatagccatactcaaataaattaatagtgtgatcaatatcattttaatttatcagtctacttagagatcgagaaatcataagttttaatattataagtttgacattgaccatgacatatgttcaaactagatatcgtgtgataaatggattaatacatgttttatttcttaggctttattggactatcgatcctcatattaattggatagtcataatgtcttactagaggctgcttatgatttatgggccttgttggactaggcctattgccaattaatgtgaccCTATTGGGTCATACACAAAAGaacattgttgatgtgctatgtcatattaatgggctaaaagcccaaagccaattaatataattaataataataaagtgttattattattaatatcaattatttattattataagataataatatttaaaaggatctgcagtctatatgtaactgttacagataaaggactatagcacataagatatttgagtatctatgagattgtgatagttggttatgaacacaactctatcactaagatatttgagtatctatgagattgtgatagttggttatgaacacaactctatcactaagatatttgagtatctgcgaggtCGTGATAGTGGGTTAGGAAAACAACTTTTTCATGAAAAGtgttgtgggaaaataaaacaCTAAAAACGAATGAAAACCGCTTCTGCAAAGTGGAAGTAACGTTTTCGAGAATTCGATTTGAGTTGCACATCGAGAGCACATAGTTTATATATCTTGAGAGGGCTAGCACTCTAgtaggatagaagacgttcgtgtgaataccatagagggtgttcgttgaaaaagcagcaccattagTCTGTAATAGTATCTTCTCGTCGAGtgtaacaggttagtctcgtaTCATTCTcttcgaaataaacgaagcataCGGATCCTGAGAAGGAACacagagattttaatttttcagctgtgtgtttgggttgcagtaaatctctgggtttcctaaCAGACAATGCATTAAGagactttttattttcatttcttttcgcGTTACCTTTGGATTTCAGTGATTCCATGGGCAGTGCATTTGATCTATAACGATAGGGTTGCGGACATTTTTCATCATAATATCCTCGAAATGCATAACCGAGGCCATGGCACCACGTAATGCCGACcatgtcttgattctctctccaTTGTCGGTGTCATAGATGGTGCAATTCCTTACGAAAATTCCAGAATTAGTAATGTCGATCCCGTTTGAATGCCCGATATGAATTGCATCTATATTGATGCTGTGTCCTGGTGCAGTGATTGTGAAGCGATCGAAAGTAAGGTTTTTGCCACCTAGAACATTGACATGGAAATTCTTACTATCGAGCGATGTTACGTCCTGAACTACGCTATTGGTGATGAAGTCAAACCGTAAGCGAGCGTGTTTTTAAAGGGAAAAGAAGCACATAAAGGAAGCGTTATTAATAATCTTACAAAGCAGTAAAGATAATATacgattcaattaaaattacaaCTGGAAGTCTCTTGCATTTTGGATTTCGACCGCAATTATTTTGCTTCCAAGCAACTTGCCCTTGTCCGTCGAAGGTTCCACCACCGGATAATGTGAATCGATCAATGTATGCAAAAGTAATCCAACAAGTTTGCTTGGACTTGAAGCTCCATGGCTCCCTTGCATGGACCATTTAAGTCAGGTAAACCTATGGAATATGTCCCTTTGGGTACTACGACTCTGTTGGAACCCGTTGCTGAACAAGCCTCTTTCCACGCGCCCAATAATgcctgaaaaggaaaaaaaaatagagatgaAATTTCAGTTAAAATAAGGTATAAGAAAATCACGGCGAAATTCAAAATTAGGAATTGTCAGCATACCTTACTAATTTCTGACTTGCCATCGCCTTTACCACCGTAATTGTTCACATCAAATACAGCAGATTGAACTCTACCAGCAAAAACAAACAATAATAGCAAAGATGTCAGGGAAAATATGTCTTCAGGGTCGTCATCTTTGTGAACCCTTTTCTTTTCTAAGTTCATTCGTAAAATGCGCGGCAAATTAGAACGCATTTCTCCCTCTTTGCAAAAGCTTTTATATCCAAGCAACCATCAAAAGTTACCGGATTTTATAACGGAGGGAAGTTATTTACTTGTAACTTTTGTTCTATTATTGGAAATTGCTTTCtcgctttttaataaaaagcatAACAGAGAAATACCGACTAACGTCAAACCTAAAAGTAGTTATTGTcttgtttttcatttgtttgcaGCAAAACTTATCTTTACGCCGAAGCCTTTCTTATTGATATAGAGATTTCTTACTTCTTCATGACAAGCACCCTCTAATGCCAATATTAGATTTTCAATTGTCTCGCACCGTGCAATATTCCAAaatattgtataaaaaaaattagagggTGATacagatccaatagggcaaatttctaacaatggtgtggagcaaacttatgtcattcaaatggatctaaaaggagttcaaaatcatattcatatgatccatatatatttggggcgtgcttcaactcatatgggacatatttggtgcaacacttgcaatcataggcttagggagcctaatcaaacctatgggctaaaactacacaaagggaagcctaaagtgaagatcaagtaaggcttttgtgaagattcagctttgttatgatgggcttgctatatttttattatttaacacttgttttattttagctttgtttgggcttgtattctggccatactttatcttttaagttttagagtgttgggtcatgttttgggcttatgttttaatacttatttgttattttagtgtgtgattgggcttgggccttatgtgtttaagtcagctccgagaagagtgtcttagggttttatttgtttttctccttactatataaggataagaaacaatcgtaagaggcagcttttaatcaaaatttcaaaattcttctcatgcctttggtGTGTAttactttgagtgagagtgaggatttgctttcatcaattgcaccaagaatcttggctaacttatcaactattcgttgtggcgtttgtcggattctcatctaaatccttcgatcattggtgtttcagcttctctaagtttggggtgccataggagatGGGTTTAtgaaatctttggattccatatctacttgtgcgtgtgggtttgaggcttgtgccatagggttccacgtCAAACGTCAAACCTAAAAGTAGTTATTGTCTTGTTTTTCATTCGTTTGCAGCAAAACTTATCTTTACGCCGAAGCCTTTCTTATTGATATAAAGATTTCTTACTTCTTCATGACAAGCACCCTCTAACGCCAATATTAGATTTTCAATTGTCTCGCACCGTGCAATATTCCAAaatattgtataaaaaaattggAATTTACATAAGTAGAAATTGCATGCAAAGGAAACGGAGCAACGATTAGTCGTGACACAGACTCACAATGACTTTCTTTCTTGAAGAGCTTTTAAGTAATGATACTTGAGCAGATCCTAAATCTTAGCACGGGTAGATTTATTCGCTTCAAAGAATAttcttttttcataaaattagtgCCATGTGCCTTCTAAATCATAATCGGTccttgaatcttttgaaatttgcCCATAGCGTGCAATATAAAGAATTTCAAGACGTTAAAAAAACCTAAGGAGAAGCTGTATTTTTCACCGAAGAGATTTTAACGCCTCAGTATGTCATGCGCGGACACAAAATGAGCCAAAATTGAAAAGCAAAAGAAGCGACGCACAAATTCACGGGGTTCGACAATATGTCAATGTGCATAGAGCTTATgcattttttattccaaaacaTTGAGAATAATTCTTGACCAACGAGCACTCGAGCGAGCTTGGTGATGCAGCTGGAAAATAGAGCTGTGCTGTGATTGGTTGAACTTGCAAGAAAGAGAGCGTGAGGTGATGGGTGCCAACGGCAGGCACTCCGACCCTCAACTCAATAAGCTTGAAGAAAATAGCGAGAGAaaggaattgcttagaacttgaaTAGTTTAAAAGAACATCATAACTTTGCCTCTCTGGTTGTTCTCCATTAATACTGTAAGAAGGCGGAGATAAATGTAGCATTTTTTGATAATCCAGTGATGATGTGATCGTTTGCTTGATCAGGGATATCGCCAGCTAACAGGTCGGTGATCCCGCGATTATAGGCATAATGGGTATGCGCGGGACTATGCCTGATAATGATAACCTTGTGCTGAGACTCATCTTATCTAGGGGAGGGCAGATCTTGCTAACAAACCAGGTTTTGAGGTGTTCGGGTCATTCTTTCCTGGGGTGGGGCCGCGTTACCCACTTATCAGATCCTTGCCACGTGGACCTATTCTGTGTTGACAACTCATGCCTTTCTTTTTGTGATGATGCGGAACcctagcctattagagactAAAACAACACATAcgctagtaaaaagaacttggttcagaaaataattcccaaATCTAAAGCACctttaattaacatgcaattaggAACACTTATGATGCGAAACCCAGGATCAACATGTGATTAAAaaccccgtcacacaacttgacaaagaacaagataaacatagataatcaagcgaaggttgctctaccacacccttAACCGACCAATGTGACtataaacatagataatcaagcgaaggttcctctactacacccctaaccaacaattgtgattagaaacatagataatcaagcgattctaGCTTGGAGAATGACACaataaattcttgataagttaactaagcatggaggagatccatatCAAAACGTC
This is a stretch of genomic DNA from Manihot esculenta cultivar AM560-2 chromosome 2, M.esculenta_v8, whole genome shotgun sequence. It encodes these proteins:
- the LOC110608903 gene encoding polygalacturonase-like, with product MRSNLPRILRMNLEKKRVHKDDDPEDIFSLTSLLLLFVFAGRVQSAVFDVNNYGGKGDGKSEISKALLGAWKEACSATGSNRVVVPKGTYSIGLPDLNGPCKGAMELQDVTSLDSKNFHVNVLGGKNLTFDRFTITAPGHSINIDAIHIGHSNGIDITNSGIFVRNCTIYDTDNGERIKTWSALRGAMASVMHFEDIMMKNVRNPIVIDQMHCPWNH